One window of Cydia fagiglandana chromosome 19, ilCydFagi1.1, whole genome shotgun sequence genomic DNA carries:
- the LOC134674124 gene encoding uncharacterized protein LOC134674124, whose protein sequence is FAISEAISYAISLKYRNIVIFTDSKSALQHVARCASGNRGTAIAYTVLDKLYTLPTDMSLRLQWIPAHIGLSGNEEVDILAKEACTIGSEVYITPDFTEKLHTYNKKIRGIWKVHFDECCKEKGIWYRTMQCEPPHIPWFMNARLSRKLIKIGLRLRSGHIPLKKFAFMMKKVPSPNCEACNVVEDVQHVLVECVRNEGNRQLLMKSLNLNRLDVGVFPSILAAPISEEAKEIYLFVYHYISQFTVRP, encoded by the coding sequence TTTGCGATCTCAGAGGCGATATCTTATGCAATTAGTTTAAAATACAGAAATATCGTCATTTTTACAGACAGTAAAAGTGCTTTGCAACATGTAGCTCGCTGCGCCTCTGGAAACAGAGGTACAGCGATAGCTTACACTGTGCTTGATAAATTGTACACTTTACCTACTGATATGTCTTTGAGACTTCAATGGATCCCCGCACACATAGGATTAAGTGGAAATGAGGAGGTTGACATTTTAGCCAAAGAAGCCTGCACAATTGGATCAGAAGTTTACATTACTCCAGACTTTACAGaaaaattacatacatacaataagaAAATACGTGGGATATGGAAAGTACACTTTGATGAGTGTTGTAAAGAAAAAGGTATATGGTACAGGACTATGCAGTGTGAACCTCCTCATATTCCTTGGTTTATGAATGCTAGGTTAAGTAGGAAATTAATTAAGATAGGATTAAGACTTCGTTCAGGACACATTCCTCTGAAAAAGTTCGCTTTTATGATGAAGAAAGTGCCATCCCCAAACTGCGAAGCTTGCAATGTTGTAGAGGATGTCCAACATGTATTGGTGGAATGTGTGCGGAACGAAGGTAATAGACAATTGTTAATGAAGTCACTAAATCTTAATAGGTTAGATGTAGGCGTATTTCCAAGCATTTTGGCTGCACCAATCTCTGAAGAGGCAAAggagatatatttatttgtgtatcaTTATATTAGTCAGTTTACTGTCAGGCCGTAG